In Salvelinus alpinus chromosome 30, SLU_Salpinus.1, whole genome shotgun sequence, a single genomic region encodes these proteins:
- the LOC139559694 gene encoding exocyst complex component 3-like: MEETNREAVATAVQRVAGMLQRSDQLDKVEQYRRREARKKASVEARLKAAIQSQLDGVRTGLSQLHNALRDVKDIQNSLADVSKDWRQSINTIENLKDVKDAVVQHSQLASAVENLKNIFSVPEIVADTQVLIEQAELLEAHRKLMDLECSRDDLMYEQYRMDSKNTHDMNLIRNYFGAVQGLSDDLAKQLWMVLQRAMGTVRRDPTMLVSVVRIIEREEKIDRRMLDRKKQTGFIPPSRPKRWKEKMFEVLEGTVTTRIEGSQSVTREADKMWMVRLLEITRKYVLDDLIVVKNLMVQCFPPHYNTFDRFFKLYHNAASMRVQELAAEDLEANEIVSLLTWVLNTYKSVEMMGHQELVTEYDIHLMDPLLPQKVVDELLSKYVQTFTSNITGWLRKALETDKKDWVKETEPEADQDGYYQTTLPAIVFQMFEQNLQVAAQIDETFKEEVLKLCLKQMNSFLIRYREEAIAYKEDHLRDRQLPQCYVQYMIAIINNCHTFKESINSLKKKYLKSTEPTQNDAAIERTLNDVAKDGCQFLLDEVFLDLEHHLSELLTRKWLTGTHAVDTICVTVEDYFNDFAKIKKPFNTEMTSEAHRRVVVEYIKAVMQKRITFKNADERREGADRMIKEAEQFKFLFRKLTAGEETDRLCDAIAAIAEVFKLTDPTLLYLEVSTLVSKYPDIREEHIVALLAVRGDASREMKQMIIETLNQNKPSYAGNTQPIFKDITVPTVTMSSSMAATANKLLK, from the exons atggaggagaCGAACAGGGAGGCTGTTGCTACCGCCGTGCAGAGGGTGGCAGGGATGCTGCAGCGCTCGGACCAGTTGGACAAAGTAGAGCAGTACCGCCGGCGAGAGGCTCGCAAGAAAGCTTCAGTAGAAGCCCGACTGAAG gCTGCCATCCAGTCCCAGTTGGACGGTGTCCGCACAGGGCTCAGTCAGCTGCATAATGCCCTGCGCGATGTCAAGGACATACAGAACTCCCTGGCAGACGTCAGTAAGGACTGGAGGCAGAGTATCAACACTATTGAGAACCTCAAAGATGTGAAAGACGCCGTTGTCCAACACAGTCAGCTTGCCTCAGCCGTCGAGAATTTAAAGAATATCTTCTCAG TGCCTGAGATAGTGGCAGACACCCAGGTGCTGATTGAGCAGGCTGAGCTGCTGGAGGCCCACCGTAAACTCATGGATCTGGAATGCTCGCGGGACGACCTCATGTATGAGCAGTACCGAATGGACAGCAAAAACACTCACGACATGAACCTGATCCGCAACTACTTTGGCGCGGTGCAGGGCCTGTCTGACGACCTGGCCAAGCAGCTGTGGATGGTGCTGCAGCGCGCCATGGGCACGGTGCGCCGCGACCCCACCATGCTGGTTTCAGTGGTGCGTATCATTGAGCGTGAGGAGAAGATTGACCGGCGCATGCTGGACCGCAAGAAGCAGACGGGCTTTATCCCCCCAAGTCGGCCCAAGCGCTGGAAAGAGAAGATGTTTGAGGTGCTGGAGGGCACGGTCACCACACGCATCGAGGGCAGCCAGTCAGTGACGCGCGAGGCAGACAAGATGTGGATGGTGAGGCTCCTGGAGATCACCAGGAAGTACGTGCTGGACGACCTGATTGTGGTGAAGAACCTGATGGTGCAGTGCTTCCCGCCACACTACAACACCTTTGACAGGTTTTTTAAGCTGTACCACAACGCCGCGTCCATGCGGGTGCAGGAGCTGGCTGCAGAAGACCTGGAGGCCAACGAGATTGTGTCCCTCCTCACCTGGGTCCTCAACACATACAAAAG TGTGGAGATGATGGGTCACCAAGAGCTGGTGACAGAGTATGACATCCACCTGATGGATCCTCTGCTGCCTCAGAAGGTGGTGGATGAGCTTCTCAGCAAATACGTCCAGACCTTCACT tCTAACATCACTGGCTGGCTTCGCAAGGCTCTGGAGACAGACAAGAAGGACTGGGTTAAAGAGACTGAACCAGAGGCGGATCAAGACGGATACTACCAGACCACCCTCCCCGCCATCGTCTTCCAG ATGTTTGAGCAGAATCTCCAAGTGGCAGCTCAGATCGACGAGACCTTCAAAGAGGAGGTCCTGAAGCTCTGTTTAAAACAGATGAATTCATTCCTCATCAG GTACAGGGAAGAGGCGATCGCCTACAAGGAGGACCACTTGAGAGACCGGCAGCTCCCTCAGTGCTACGTCCAATACATGATCGCCATTATAAACAACTGTCATACATTCAA GGAGTCTATTAACAGTCTAAAGAAGAAATACTTAAAATCTACGGAGCCCACCCAGAATGATGCTGCCATAGAGAGGACCCTGAACGACGTGGCCAAAGATGGATGCCAGTTTCTACTGGATGAAGTTTTCCTGGATTTGGAG CATCATCTCAGTGAGTTGCTGACCAGGAAGTGGTTGACGGGGACCCATGCAGTGGACACTATCTGTGTGACCGTCGAGGATTACTTCAATGACTTCGCCAAGATCAAGAAGCCTTTCAATACG GAGATGACCAGTGAGGCCCATCGCAGGGTGGTGGTGGAGTATATCAAGGCAGTGATGCAGAAACGGATCACCTTCAAGAATgcagatgagaggagggagggagcggaCAGGATGATTAAAGAGGCTGAGCAGTTCAAGTTCCTCTTCAGGAAACTCACTGCT GGTGAGGAGACTGACCGGCTGTGTGATGCCATCGCTGCTATAGCTGAGGTGTTTAAACTCACAGACCCCACCCTGCTGTACCTGGAGGTCTCCACGCTGGTGTCCAAATACCCTGACATCAG GGAAGAGCACATCGTGGCCTTACTAGCGGTGAGAGGGGACGCTAGCCGAGAAATGAAGCAGATGATCATTGAGACGCTGAACCAGAACAAGCCTTCCTACGCCGGCAACACCCAGCCCATCTTCAAGGACATCACCGTCCCCACCGTGACCATGTCCTCCTCTATGGCCGCCACTGCCAACAAACTGCTGAAATAA